The Misgurnus anguillicaudatus chromosome 21, ASM2758022v2, whole genome shotgun sequence genome includes a window with the following:
- the LOC129452250 gene encoding uncharacterized protein: MMECVKEETDPESFTITPQHTQQQTVEIKVEGEEHNEVKDEHQHHSFKTEENSSRYSQTDEKSLHERAEAPKSFACNFCEKTFKRKGQLTHHLKIHTAERPHACSHCNKTFIQNRQLQYHKRIHMGERLYTCPQCDRIFPSKSNLENHIRVHTGERPFKCPHCDKSFTHRGTLRTHVRVHTEEKAFSCHLCDKSYTQAQCLRVHLQCHSDESHLKTHTDERPCLCHLCGEGFPDEENLTRHLLFHLNESLFSCDHCGQKFVTAALLKSHMKTHAGETPCLCHLCGKAFTDGQNLKRHLLIHLNESLFSCDLCSTTFVSATMLKRHLKTHTEKRSYLCSICGKTCLSLNKMQEHQKRHTGVKCSVCGNVCEGPKELEQHQKIHTEENT, from the exons ATGATGGAGTGTGTTAAAGAGGAGACTGATCCtgaatcattcacaataacacctCAACATACTCAACAACAAACAG tGGAAATAAAAGTGGAAGGTGAAGAACACAATGAAGTGAAGGATGAACATCAGCACCACAGTTTCAAAACTGAAGAAAATTCTTCCCGCTACTCACAAACTGATGAGAAATCACTTCATGAAAGAGCTGAAGCCCCAAAATCTTTTGCTTGCAATTTTTGTGAAAAGACTTTCAAACGAAAAGGGCAGCTAACACATCACCTAAAAATTCACACTGCTGAGAGGCCTCACGCATGCTCCCACTGTAACAAGACTTTCATCCAAAACCGTCAGCTTCAGTATCACAAAAGGATTCACATGGGTGAGAGGCTGTACACCTGCCCCCAATGTGATCGGATTTTCCCATCAAAATCTAATCTAGAGAATCACATacgagttcacactggagaaagacCTTTCAAATGCCCTCACTGTGATAAGAGTTTTACACATCGAGGAACTCTTAGGACTCACGTACGAGTTCATACAGAGGAGAAAGCTTTCTCGTGCCATCTATGTGATAAGAGTTACACACAGGCACAGTGTCTCAGAGTTCATCTGCAGTGTCACTCGGACGAAAGTCACCTGAAGACTCATACAGATGAGAGGCCTTGCTTATGCCATCTGTGTGGCGAGGGTTTCCCAGATGAAGAGAATCTTACACGTCATCTGCTGTTTCACTTGAACGAAAGTCTGTTTAGCTGCGATCATTGCGGTCAAAAGTTTGTTACGGCAGCACTGCTAAAGAGTCACATGAAGACTCATGCGGGTGAGACGCCTTGCTTATGCCATCTATGTGGTAAAGCTTTCACAGATGGACAGAATCTTAAACGTCATCTGCTGATACACTTGAATGAAAGTCTGTTTAGCTGTGATCTGTGCAGTACAACGTTTGTTTCAGCAACAATGCTAAAGAGACACCTAAAGACTCATACAGAGAAGAGGTCGTATTTGTGTTCTATTTGCGGCAAGACTTGTCTATCGCTCAACAAAATGCAGGAGCACCAGAAGAGGCATACGGGTGTGAAATGCTCCGtgtgtggaaatgtttgtgagGGACCCAAAGAGCTGGAGCAGCACCAGAAGATCCATACTGAAGAAAACACCTAA
- the LOC141353236 gene encoding uncharacterized protein, which produces MECVKEETDPESFTITPQHTQQQRDLVKVKEEGEECNELKDEHQDHNFMTDSCSETDENSPQESTEAKKVFECHLCDKTFSLKGNLTYHLKSHTGERPYACSYCEKTFFQECHLRYHIIKHTGERPHACSQCEKTFIQKNQLKYHMMSHTGETPFACPYCDRRYIKKGTLNTHLKTHSTERPYICPQCGKSFSRQGLLNAHVRRHTSDKPYTCSHCGKSFLFKSRLQDHIRIHTGEKPFKCPQCDKSFKQQGGLRYHIRIHTGEKPFTCHLCGKSYIHPQGLRFHLQVHLNERPFSCDQCDKKYVSSTLLKEHIKTHTGEKPYLCSACGKSFPSLKRVKMHQKRHAGVKCSVCENLFLGPKELEQHQKIHTGENP; this is translated from the exons ATGGAGTGTGTTAAAGAGGAGACTGATCCtgaatcattcacaataacacctCAACATACTCAACAACAAAGAG ATTTGGTGAAAGTGAAAGAGGAAGGTGAAGAATGCAATGAACTAAAGGATGAACATCAGGACCACAATTTTATGACTGACAGCTGCTCAGAAACTGATGAGAATTCCCCTCAAGAAAGTACTGAAGCCAAAAAGGTTTTTGAATGCCATCTTTGTGATAAGACTTTCTCACTAAAAGGGAACCTAACGTATCATCTAAAGAGTCACACTGGTGAGAGGCCTTATGCTTGCTCCTACTGTGAGAAGACTTTTTTCCAAGAATGTCATCTTAGGTATCACATAATAAAACACACTGGTGAGAGACCTCACgcatgctctcagtgtgagaagactTTCATCCAAAAAAATCAACTTAAGTACCACATGATGAGTCACACAGGTGAAACGCCCTTTGCCTGCCCTTATTGTGATAGACGTTATATTAAAAAAGGAACTCTTAATACTCACTTAAAGACTCACAGTACTGAAAGGCCGTACATCTGccctcaatgtggaaagagtttttcaCGGCAGGGACTCTTAAATGCTCATGTGAGACGCCACACTAGTGATAAGCCGTACACCTGCTCTcattgtggaaagagtttcttATTTAAATCACGTCTACAGGATCACATacgaattcacactggagagaaaccttttaAATGCCCTCAGTGTGATAAGAGCTTTAAACAACAAGGAGGTCTTAGGTATCACAtaagaattcatacaggtgagaaGCCTTTCACGTGCCATCTGTGTGGTAAGAGTTACATACATCCACAAGGTCTGAGATTTCATTTGCAGGTTCACTTGAATGAAAGGCCGTTTAGTTGCGATCAGTGCGATAAGAAGTATGTTTCATCAACTCTGTTAAAAGAGCACATAAAGACTCATACAGGTGAGAAGCCATATTTGTGTTCTgcttgtgggaagagttttccATCTcttaaaagagttaaaatgcaCCAGAAGAGGCACGCAGGTGTGAAGTGCTCTGTGTgtgaaaatttatttttgggACCCAAAGAGCTGGAGCAGCACCAGAAGATTCATACTGGAGAAAACCCCTAA
- the LOC129452031 gene encoding uncharacterized protein: protein MMECVKEETDPESFTITPQHTQQQKDLVKVKAEEEDQEHNEVKDEHQDHNFMTDSCLESDENSPQESTKAKNVFECHLCDKTFSLKGNLTYHLKSHTGERPHACSYCEKTFFQECHLRYHIIKHTGEKKPHACSQCEKTFIQKNQLKYHMMVHTGERPFACPYCDRRYIKKGTLNTHLKTHSTEKPYVCAQCGKMYTFRSHLKNHMITHTQTKPFSCPQCGKSFSQKGLLTAHMRRHTSDKPYTCSHCGKSFLGKAHLQYHIRVHTGEKPFTCPQCDKSFAQQGSLRYHIRIHTGEKPYSCHLCGKSYAQAQGLRFHLQVHSNERPFSCDQCDKKFFSASLLKEHIKTHTGEKPYLCSVCGKRFPTLKTVKMHQKRHAGVKCSVCENVFLGPKELEQHQKIHTGENP from the exons ATGATGGAGTGTGTTAAAGAGGAGACTGATCCtgaatcattcacaataacacctCAACATACTCAACAACAGAAAG ATTTGGTGAAAGTGAAAGCAGAAGAGGAAGATCAAGAACACAATGAAGTAAAGGATGAACATCAGGACCACAATTTTATGACTGACAGCTGCTTAGAATCTGATGAGAATTCCCCTCAAGAAAGTACTAaagccaaaaatgtttttgaatgcCATCTTTGTGATAAGACTTTCTCACTAAAAGGGAACCTAACGTATCATCTAAAGAGTCACACTGGTGAGAGACCTCATGCTTGCTCCTACTGTGAGAAGACATTTTTTCAAGAATGTCATCTTAGGTATCACATAATAAAACACACTGGTGAAAAGAAGCCTCACGCATGCTCCCAGTGTGAGAAGACTTTCATCCAAAAAAATCAACTTAAGTATCACATGATGGTTCACACAGGTGAGAGGCCCTTTGCCTGCCCTTATTGTGATAGACGTTATATTAAAAAAGGAACTCTTAATACTCACTTAAAGACTCACAGTACTGAAAAGCCGTATGTCTGCGCTCAATGTGGAAAGATGTACACATTTAGATCACATCTTAAGAATCATATGATAACTCACACTCAGACAAAGCCTTTCTCATGccctcagtgtggaaagagtttttcaCAGAAGGGACTCTTAACTGCTCATATGAGACGCCACACTAGTGATAAGCCGTACACCTGCTCTcattgtggaaagagtttcttAGGTAAAGCCCATCTACAGTATCACATacgagttcacactggagagaaacctttcacatgCCCTCAGTGTGATAAGAGCTTTGCACAACAAGGAAGTCTTAGGTATCACAtacgaattcatacaggtgagaaGCCCTACTCGTGCCATCTTTGTGGTAAGAGTTACGCGCAGGCACAAGGTCTGAGATTTCATTTGCAGGTTCACTCGAATGAAAGGCCGTTTAGTTGCGATCAGTGCGATAAGAAGTTTTTTTCGGCATCTCTGTTAAAAGAGCACATAAAGACTCATACAGGTGAGAAGCCATATTTGTGTTCTGTTTGTGGGAAGAGGTTTCCAACacttaaaacagtaaaaatgcaCCAGAAGAGGCACGCGGGTGTGAAGTGCTCTGTGtgtgaaaatgtatttttgggaCCCAAAGAGCTGGAGCAGCACCAGAAGATTCATACTGGAGAAAACCCCTAA